One stretch of Tenacibaculum sp. MAR_2010_89 DNA includes these proteins:
- a CDS encoding Bax inhibitor-1 family protein: MENSFNNKVLVSQLSGAERIAFYKKTYAHVAGGVLLFVLFEYLLLQNATIVEFTLSMTQGYKWLLLLGGFMLITNYAESTALKTTDKNLQYLAYAGYTFAQAFIFIPLIYIAISYTNNFDLLKQAAIVTLGLFAGISSIVFITKKDFSFISAGLSIGFFIAIGLMIAGMLFGFNLGLWFSVGMCVLAGGSILYQTSNLVHKFSNEDYIPAAMGLFASLMLLFWYVLQIFMSRD, translated from the coding sequence ATGGAAAATTCATTCAACAACAAAGTATTAGTATCTCAATTATCAGGAGCAGAAAGAATCGCTTTTTACAAAAAGACCTATGCGCATGTAGCTGGTGGTGTATTACTTTTTGTTTTATTCGAATACTTATTACTACAAAACGCTACCATTGTAGAGTTTACGTTATCTATGACTCAAGGGTATAAATGGTTACTTTTATTAGGTGGTTTTATGCTTATTACAAACTATGCTGAAAGTACTGCTTTAAAAACTACAGATAAAAATTTACAATATTTAGCATATGCAGGTTATACTTTTGCTCAAGCTTTTATATTTATTCCGCTTATTTATATTGCAATTTCTTATACTAACAATTTTGACTTATTAAAACAAGCGGCTATAGTAACATTAGGGTTGTTTGCTGGTATTTCTTCTATTGTTTTTATTACAAAAAAGGATTTTTCTTTTATTAGTGCAGGATTATCTATTGGCTTTTTTATTGCTATTGGTTTAATGATAGCTGGTATGTTATTTGGATTTAACCTTGGATTATGGTTCTCTGTAGGAATGTGTGTATTAGCTGGTGGTTCAATATTATATCAAACATCAAACTTAGTTCATAAATTTTCTAATGAAGATTATATTCCTGCTGCAATGGGATTATTTGCTTCTTTGATGCTTTTATTTTGGTATGTATTGCAAATTTTCATGTCAAGAGATTAA
- a CDS encoding zinc metalloprotease: protein MRKIFLTMAVATAVLMGCQDESKNDEVLGQEVPVDMSDFYVQTDEVQHRGGNDQCHSMKVLNRQLKENPKLYKKMYDVEYATRKLIAGKKGGNGGGNGNGGGGTGGGGGGTTPDNLGVINIPVYVHVVYSNSNENISNTQIASQMSVLNDDFRKTNSDASNTPSEFAGVAADSEFTFSLAGTFRYSNSRTSWGTNDAVKSAYPPVTPETHLNIWVCNIGGGILGYAQFPGGNSSTDGVVCAPQYFGTTGYVSSPFDGGRTMTHEVGHYLNLRHIWGDGRCRQDDFVADTPSSDAPNYGCPSYPTVNCRSNDMTMNYMDYTDDACMSLFTEGQKSRMRAIFQSGGARASMIN from the coding sequence ATGAGAAAAATTTTTTTAACAATGGCAGTAGCAACTGCTGTTCTAATGGGGTGTCAAGATGAGTCAAAGAATGACGAAGTTTTAGGTCAAGAAGTGCCGGTTGACATGAGTGATTTCTATGTTCAAACTGATGAAGTTCAACATAGAGGGGGGAATGATCAATGTCATTCAATGAAAGTTCTAAACAGACAGCTTAAAGAAAACCCAAAGCTTTACAAAAAAATGTACGATGTTGAGTACGCTACAAGAAAGTTAATCGCTGGTAAGAAAGGTGGTAACGGTGGTGGAAATGGAAACGGCGGCGGTGGTACCGGTGGCGGTGGCGGTGGAACTACACCTGACAACTTAGGTGTTATCAATATTCCTGTTTATGTACATGTTGTGTATAGTAACTCAAACGAAAATATTAGTAATACTCAAATAGCTTCTCAAATGAGTGTGCTTAATGATGATTTTAGAAAGACTAATTCTGATGCTAGTAATACTCCTTCAGAATTTGCAGGGGTTGCTGCTGATTCAGAATTTACTTTCTCATTAGCAGGTACGTTTAGATATTCTAATTCTAGAACTTCTTGGGGAACTAATGATGCTGTAAAGTCAGCTTATCCTCCTGTAACACCAGAAACTCACTTAAATATTTGGGTATGTAATATTGGTGGTGGAATTTTAGGTTATGCACAATTTCCTGGAGGAAACTCTTCTACTGATGGTGTTGTTTGTGCACCACAATATTTTGGTACAACAGGTTATGTTTCTTCTCCATTTGATGGTGGTAGAACTATGACACATGAAGTAGGTCATTATTTAAACTTACGTCATATATGGGGAGATGGTAGATGTCGTCAAGATGATTTCGTTGCTGATACTCCTTCTTCTGATGCTCCTAACTATGGATGTCCATCATATCCAACTGTAAACTGTCGTTCAAATGATATGACAATGAACTATATGGATTATACGGATGATGCATGTATGAGTTTGTTTACAGAAGGTCAAAAATCAAGAATGAGAGCTATCTTTCAATCTGGTGGAGCTAGAGCTTCAATGATCAACTAA
- the rseP gene encoding RIP metalloprotease RseP — protein MEILIKASQFILSLSLLIVLHELGHFIPAKLFKTKVEKFYLFFDYKFSLFKKKIGETVYGIGWIPLGGYVKIAGMIDESMDTEQLKEEPKPWEFRSKPAWQRLIIMLGGVVVNFVLGILIYICLMWGYGEKFLPNDSVKDGVWVQDQLAADLGLQTGDKVLSIDGEKVNKFRELTIQFINGNTYTVERNGETIEKKIPTDFISKLVDRGKDAGPFLAVRYPFVIAKVQKDSLNAGVDILPKDIITAINGTSITYYDEAKPILKNLKGQDISITLKRGEETKNVPVKVSNHGNLGVMWTSVSMSNLEKLGYYKLASKSYTFTEAIPAGTNKAWSTLTNYIKQMKKIVNPSTGAWKGLGGFKSIMDIFPVTWSWQAFWNITAFLSIMLGFMNLLPIPALDGGHVVFTLWEMITGKKPSDKFLEYAQVIGFVFLLALLLFANGNDIFRSIFK, from the coding sequence ATGGAAATTTTAATAAAAGCATCACAATTTATTTTAAGCTTATCGCTTTTAATTGTTCTTCATGAGTTAGGCCATTTTATACCAGCCAAACTATTTAAAACCAAAGTAGAAAAGTTCTACTTATTTTTTGATTACAAGTTTTCTTTATTTAAAAAGAAAATTGGTGAAACTGTTTATGGTATTGGATGGATTCCTTTAGGTGGTTATGTAAAAATTGCTGGAATGATTGATGAGAGTATGGATACTGAGCAGTTAAAAGAAGAACCTAAACCATGGGAATTTAGATCAAAACCAGCATGGCAACGTTTAATTATTATGTTAGGTGGTGTGGTTGTTAATTTTGTGTTGGGTATTTTAATATATATATGCCTAATGTGGGGATATGGTGAGAAATTTTTACCTAATGACAGCGTAAAAGATGGTGTTTGGGTTCAAGACCAACTAGCTGCCGATTTAGGATTGCAAACTGGAGATAAAGTATTGTCAATTGATGGTGAAAAAGTTAATAAATTTAGAGAACTAACAATACAATTTATTAATGGAAATACATATACTGTTGAACGTAACGGAGAAACAATAGAGAAAAAAATCCCTACAGATTTTATTTCTAAATTAGTTGATAGAGGAAAAGATGCTGGACCTTTTTTAGCTGTTAGATATCCATTTGTTATTGCTAAAGTTCAAAAAGACTCTTTAAATGCTGGGGTTGATATTTTACCAAAAGATATAATCACAGCCATTAATGGTACTTCTATTACTTATTATGACGAAGCTAAACCTATACTAAAAAACTTAAAAGGTCAAGATATATCGATCACTTTAAAAAGAGGTGAAGAAACTAAAAATGTTCCTGTTAAAGTATCAAATCATGGGAATTTAGGTGTAATGTGGACTAGTGTTTCTATGTCTAATTTAGAAAAATTAGGATACTACAAATTAGCGAGTAAATCTTATACATTTACTGAAGCAATTCCTGCAGGAACAAATAAAGCTTGGAGTACCTTAACAAACTACATCAAGCAAATGAAAAAAATAGTAAACCCTAGTACTGGAGCTTGGAAAGGCTTAGGTGGTTTTAAATCGATAATGGATATCTTTCCTGTAACATGGAGTTGGCAAGCATTTTGGAATATTACAGCTTTCTTATCAATCATGTTAGGTTTTATGAATTTATTACCTATTCCAGCATTAGATGGTGGTCATGTAGTATTTACCTTATGGGAAATGATTACTGGTAAAAAACCAAGTGATAAATTCTTAGAATATGCACAGGTAATAGGTTTTGTATTTTTACTAGCATTATTACTATTTGCAAACGGAAATGATATTTTTAGGTCAATTTTTAAATAA
- a CDS encoding SCO family protein yields MDLKFFKKSKSTLIFLLVFSAIALPVFYHLVKVDKKLPIYNPVDINPKLVDASVRNKSKNHTVGDFSLINQNGETITQENYKNKIYVADFFFTRCQTICIIMALNMTELQSHFKDDKEVLFLSHSVTPVMDSVPVLRAYANKKGVIDGKWNVTTGEKKEIYNLARKHYFAVLDEGNGDENDWVHTENFVLIDKERRIRGIYDGTKKENMQKIINDISLLKEEYKK; encoded by the coding sequence ATGGACTTAAAATTCTTTAAAAAATCGAAAAGCACATTAATTTTTTTACTTGTTTTTTCAGCAATAGCACTTCCTGTTTTTTATCATTTAGTAAAAGTAGATAAGAAATTACCAATTTATAATCCAGTTGATATAAATCCGAAGTTAGTAGACGCCTCTGTTAGAAATAAATCTAAAAATCATACAGTTGGAGATTTTTCTTTAATAAATCAAAATGGAGAAACAATTACTCAAGAGAATTATAAAAATAAAATTTATGTAGCTGATTTCTTTTTTACCCGTTGCCAAACTATTTGTATAATAATGGCTTTAAATATGACTGAATTACAAAGTCATTTTAAAGATGATAAAGAAGTCTTGTTTTTATCACATTCGGTAACACCAGTTATGGACAGTGTTCCTGTTTTAAGAGCGTATGCTAATAAAAAAGGGGTTATTGATGGGAAGTGGAATGTAACTACAGGAGAAAAAAAAGAAATTTATAACTTAGCTCGTAAACATTACTTTGCTGTATTAGATGAAGGTAATGGTGATGAGAATGACTGGGTTCATACCGAGAATTTTGTGTTAATAGATAAGGAACGTCGTATTCGTGGTATTTATGATGGTACCAAGAAAGAGAATATGCAAAAAATTATTAACGATATCAGCTTACTAAAAGAAGAGTATAAAAAATAG
- a CDS encoding serine hydrolase: protein MKLLKRILLIILVIVIAVVFYNYSKLNILAGYSAKNTASSVFVAGRNLAFTDSTDNNFSPINLTSDKINLEEKSATGSAFGLLKRKAIYRKGLGAVLITDDFDTSAPYLTPNRETSDNLTPYPYGNAPQKDSVFANIDYNKLHNTVSSIFNETNKTRAVVVLYKDKIISEKYDKGFTKDSKLLGWSMTKSITSTLFGILQCKGGINVMDKAPIKEWQNDDRKNITIHNLLQMNSGLEWLEDYNTISDVTKMLFLEKDVTKTQINKPLVGKPNETWNYSSGTTNLLSGILRSQFSSHQEYLDFWYSALIDKIGMNSMILEADMRGNYIGSSYAWATPRDWAKFGLLYLHNGHWNGKNLFDKDWVTYATTPTPTSNIKKEGGYGAQIWLNTAKRYPDAPTNMYSFNGYKGQNVFILPDQELVIVRMGLTKNADINVFLKNIISSIKN, encoded by the coding sequence ATGAAACTCCTAAAAAGAATACTTCTTATTATTTTAGTTATAGTAATAGCTGTAGTTTTTTATAATTACTCTAAGTTAAACATATTAGCAGGGTATTCAGCAAAAAACACCGCTTCTTCAGTTTTTGTTGCAGGCCGAAATTTAGCTTTTACTGATAGTACAGACAATAATTTTTCTCCAATTAATTTAACTTCAGATAAAATTAATTTAGAAGAAAAATCAGCAACAGGTTCTGCTTTTGGCTTATTAAAAAGAAAAGCTATATACAGAAAAGGGTTAGGAGCTGTTTTAATTACTGACGATTTTGACACCTCTGCACCGTATTTAACACCTAATAGAGAAACTTCAGATAACTTAACTCCATACCCTTATGGAAACGCACCTCAAAAGGATTCGGTTTTTGCAAATATTGACTACAATAAGCTACATAATACTGTTAGCTCTATATTTAATGAAACCAATAAAACTAGAGCTGTAGTTGTTCTTTACAAGGATAAAATTATTTCAGAAAAATACGATAAAGGTTTTACTAAAGATTCAAAGTTATTGGGTTGGTCTATGACAAAAAGTATAACCTCAACCTTGTTTGGAATTTTACAATGTAAAGGTGGAATTAATGTCATGGATAAAGCTCCTATAAAAGAATGGCAAAATGATGATCGTAAAAACATAACCATACATAACCTGCTTCAAATGAATTCAGGATTAGAATGGTTGGAAGATTACAATACAATTTCTGATGTAACAAAAATGTTATTTTTAGAAAAAGATGTTACTAAAACCCAAATAAACAAACCATTAGTTGGTAAACCAAATGAAACTTGGAATTACTCCTCTGGAACCACAAATTTACTATCTGGTATTTTACGTAGTCAATTTTCTTCACATCAAGAATATTTAGATTTTTGGTATAGTGCTTTAATTGATAAAATAGGAATGAATTCTATGATTTTAGAAGCTGACATGAGAGGGAATTATATTGGTTCTTCTTATGCTTGGGCTACCCCAAGAGATTGGGCTAAATTTGGATTATTGTATTTACATAATGGGCATTGGAATGGTAAAAATTTATTTGATAAGGATTGGGTTACCTATGCAACCACACCAACACCTACCTCTAATATAAAAAAAGAAGGTGGTTACGGTGCTCAAATATGGTTAAACACAGCTAAAAGATATCCTGATGCTCCTACAAACATGTATTCTTTTAACGGATATAAAGGACAAAATGTATTTATTTTACCTGATCAAGAATTAGTAATTGTTAGAATGGGATTGACTAAAAACGCAGATATTAATGTATTTTTGAAAAATATAATTTCATCTATAAAAAACTAA
- a CDS encoding aminotransferase class V-fold PLP-dependent enzyme translates to MFSIEKIRADFPILNREVHGKPLVYFDNGATSQTPQIVIDAIVDYYSNYNANIHRGVHTLSQEATDKYEEARLKIQKHFNAKHSYEIILTAGTTHSVNIVASGFASLLKEGDEIIVSSLEHHSNIVPWQMLCEKTGAVLKVIPMAEDGSLEMEAYHELLNSKTKLVFCNHVSNALGTINPIKEMIHAAHKFGAYVLIDGAQACPHIRPDVQELDVDFYVASAHKMCGPTGVGLLYGKEELLNKLPPYQGGGEMIETVTFEKTTYAGLPHKFEAGTPNICGGIAFGVAIDYMNSIGFDAIAKQENELLAYGTQELEKIDGLKIYGTTNKASVISFNIEGVHPYDIGSILDKLGVAVRTGHHCAQPIMNFYCIPGTIRASFSFYNTKEEIDILVNAVKKAKMMLS, encoded by the coding sequence ATGTTTAGTATAGAAAAAATTCGAGCAGATTTTCCTATTCTTAATCGTGAGGTTCATGGAAAGCCATTAGTATATTTTGACAATGGTGCTACTTCACAAACTCCACAAATAGTTATAGATGCAATTGTTGATTATTATTCTAATTACAATGCAAATATTCATAGAGGAGTTCATACTTTAAGTCAAGAAGCTACTGATAAGTATGAAGAGGCACGTCTTAAAATTCAAAAGCACTTTAATGCTAAACATTCTTATGAGATAATTTTAACAGCTGGAACAACACATAGTGTAAATATTGTTGCATCTGGATTTGCTTCATTACTAAAAGAAGGAGATGAAATAATTGTTTCATCTTTAGAGCATCACTCTAATATTGTTCCGTGGCAAATGCTATGTGAAAAAACAGGAGCAGTTTTAAAAGTAATCCCTATGGCTGAAGATGGTTCATTAGAAATGGAAGCTTATCATGAGCTATTAAATTCTAAAACAAAATTGGTGTTTTGTAATCATGTTTCTAATGCTTTGGGTACCATTAATCCAATTAAAGAAATGATTCATGCCGCTCATAAATTTGGTGCTTATGTTTTGATTGATGGTGCACAAGCTTGTCCTCATATTAGGCCAGATGTTCAAGAGTTGGATGTTGATTTTTATGTAGCTTCTGCTCATAAAATGTGTGGACCTACTGGTGTTGGACTTTTGTATGGAAAAGAAGAGCTATTGAATAAATTACCACCTTATCAAGGAGGAGGAGAGATGATTGAAACAGTAACTTTTGAAAAAACCACGTATGCAGGTTTACCTCATAAATTTGAAGCAGGGACTCCAAATATTTGTGGAGGTATTGCTTTTGGAGTTGCTATAGATTATATGAATTCAATAGGTTTTGATGCCATTGCTAAACAAGAAAACGAATTGTTAGCTTATGGAACTCAAGAGTTAGAAAAAATAGATGGATTAAAAATATATGGAACTACCAATAAAGCATCTGTTATTTCATTTAATATAGAAGGAGTTCACCCGTATGATATTGGATCTATTTTGGATAAATTAGGGGTGGCAGTTAGAACTGGGCATCATTGTGCTCAACCTATAATGAATTTTTATTGTATTCCTGGAACAATAAGAGCTTCTTTCTCTTTTTACAATACAAAAGAAGAAATTGATATTTTGGTGAATGCTGTTAAAAAAGCAAAAATGATGTTGTCTTAA
- the dinB gene encoding DNA polymerase IV, with translation MDLQPPYKKIIHVDMDAFYASVEQLDNPDLLGKPVAVGGNEIRGVVSAASYEARVFGVRSAMSGALAKQKCPHLIFVKPRYSRYKEISSKIRAIFYDYTDLVEPLSLDEAYLDVTENKKGISSASLIAQEIRQRIWEELELRASAGISINKFIAKVASDINKPNGQKTIKPNEVIDFLEKLPVNKFYGVGKVTAAKMHNLGIFTGLDLKRKNLEELIKLFGKSGLHYYNIVRGMQNSKVKPNRIRKSIAAERTFNENISSEIYMIERLDAIAEELEKRMLHSKTKGKTLTLKIKYSNFTQQTRSKTVSEYIHLKKDFMPIIKELLYQEELKESVRLLGISFSNLDTDKKDPVWIQLSFDF, from the coding sequence ATAGACTTACAACCTCCATATAAAAAAATAATTCATGTTGATATGGATGCATTTTATGCTTCTGTAGAGCAGCTTGACAATCCCGATTTACTGGGTAAACCTGTTGCTGTTGGAGGTAATGAAATTAGAGGTGTTGTATCTGCTGCTAGTTATGAAGCCAGAGTATTTGGCGTACGATCAGCAATGAGTGGCGCTTTAGCAAAACAAAAATGTCCGCATTTAATTTTTGTAAAACCAAGATATAGTCGTTACAAAGAAATATCATCGAAAATAAGAGCTATTTTTTATGACTATACTGATTTGGTTGAGCCTTTATCTTTAGATGAGGCCTATTTAGATGTCACTGAAAATAAAAAAGGTATTTCGTCAGCTAGTTTAATTGCACAAGAAATTCGTCAACGTATCTGGGAAGAATTAGAATTACGTGCTTCTGCAGGTATTTCTATTAATAAATTTATAGCCAAAGTAGCTTCTGATATTAACAAGCCTAACGGACAAAAAACAATTAAACCTAATGAAGTTATTGACTTCTTAGAAAAACTCCCTGTAAATAAGTTTTATGGCGTTGGAAAGGTAACCGCAGCTAAGATGCATAACTTAGGGATATTTACTGGTTTAGATTTAAAGAGAAAAAACTTAGAAGAACTCATTAAACTTTTTGGGAAATCTGGCTTACACTACTATAACATAGTAAGAGGTATGCAGAACAGCAAAGTAAAACCTAACAGAATTCGTAAATCTATAGCTGCTGAAAGAACTTTTAATGAAAATATTTCTTCAGAAATATACATGATAGAACGGCTTGATGCAATAGCAGAAGAGTTAGAAAAAAGAATGCTTCATTCTAAAACCAAAGGAAAAACATTAACCTTAAAAATTAAATATAGTAATTTTACTCAACAAACAAGAAGTAAAACTGTTTCTGAGTATATTCATTTAAAAAAAGACTTTATGCCTATTATTAAAGAGCTCTTATATCAAGAGGAATTAAAAGAATCTGTTAGGCTGTTAGGTATATCATTTAGTAACTTAGATACTGATAAAAAAGATCCAGTTTGGATACAGTTATCTTTTGATTTTTAA
- a CDS encoding SdpI family protein, translating to MNPYYYVLSINGLLFIFSIVFYFFPPKKINSFYGYRTNKTMKNEAVWNFANAFFTKQFLIYATISLIASLLLVSINAKISWQPMAIMLLSLAVSVIKTEQEINKNFDEEGNKK from the coding sequence ATGAATCCTTACTACTACGTATTATCAATTAATGGATTACTATTTATATTTAGTATTGTCTTTTATTTTTTTCCTCCTAAAAAGATAAATTCTTTTTATGGGTACCGTACTAATAAAACAATGAAAAATGAAGCTGTTTGGAATTTTGCTAATGCCTTTTTTACCAAACAATTTTTAATATATGCCACTATTTCTTTAATAGCTTCTTTGTTACTTGTTTCTATTAATGCTAAAATAAGCTGGCAACCTATGGCTATTATGTTATTATCGTTAGCAGTTTCTGTAATAAAAACAGAACAAGAAATTAATAAGAATTTTGATGAAGAAGGGAATAAAAAATAA
- a CDS encoding zinc metalloprotease translates to MKKLILSLAVVASVLIGCETNEQNPIESEFTETTSLQKAEKQCFTMDVLGKNMNNDPSLKGKMEAVESFTNEYVSKVKKGEFSQRLVNGKIQIPVVFHVIYKRSSENVSLAVLQDQITAMNEDFNLQNPNRGSLPAEFAGVEANVEVDFVIESVIRVQNKKKRRWRPDDSMKFASSGGSDVVNPQEFLNIWIVNYMPYQTGQILGYAQFPGGSWSTDGVVLAAPFVGRNQRTATHEVGHWLNLRHIWGDGGCGASDFVADTPDADGPSRGCPSYPTNECGSNNMTMNFMDYSDDNCMYMFTQGQKTRMDAVFAPGGFRATMAD, encoded by the coding sequence ATGAAAAAACTTATTTTATCTCTAGCAGTAGTTGCTAGTGTTTTAATTGGATGTGAAACCAATGAGCAAAACCCTATTGAAAGCGAATTTACTGAGACAACTTCATTGCAAAAAGCAGAAAAGCAATGTTTTACAATGGATGTTTTAGGTAAAAACATGAATAATGATCCTTCTTTAAAAGGTAAAATGGAAGCTGTTGAAAGTTTTACTAATGAATATGTTTCTAAAGTAAAAAAAGGTGAGTTTTCTCAAAGATTAGTAAATGGAAAAATTCAAATACCAGTGGTGTTTCACGTAATCTATAAGCGTTCTAGTGAAAACGTGTCATTGGCAGTATTGCAAGATCAAATAACAGCAATGAATGAAGATTTTAACCTTCAAAATCCAAACAGAGGATCTTTACCAGCTGAATTTGCAGGTGTTGAAGCGAATGTTGAAGTTGATTTTGTAATTGAAAGTGTAATTAGAGTTCAAAATAAAAAGAAAAGACGTTGGAGACCAGATGATTCTATGAAATTTGCTTCTTCAGGAGGTAGTGATGTAGTTAATCCACAAGAATTTTTAAATATTTGGATAGTTAATTATATGCCATATCAAACAGGTCAAATTTTAGGATATGCACAATTTCCAGGAGGTAGCTGGTCTACTGATGGAGTTGTTTTAGCTGCTCCTTTTGTTGGAAGAAACCAAAGAACAGCAACTCATGAGGTTGGACACTGGTTAAACTTACGTCATATTTGGGGCGATGGAGGATGTGGTGCTAGTGATTTTGTTGCTGATACACCAGATGCAGATGGTCCAAGTAGAGGTTGTCCTTCTTATCCTACAAATGAGTGTGGTAGTAATAATATGACAATGAATTTCATGGACTATTCTGATGATAATTGTATGTACATGTTTACGCAAGGTCAAAAAACAAGAATGGATGCAGTTTTTGCTCCAGGAGGATTTAGAGCTACTATGGCTGACTAA